Genomic window (Jeotgalibacillus haloalkalitolerans):
GCCCCCGCGCAAATGACGACGAGATCAACGTCTTTACAGTCTTCATATGTGCCAAATGAAATATTTAATGATTGCTGTGCAAAGACTTTTCCGTGGTTTAAATCGAGTACGTCACCCTTTGCTTTTTCTTCATTCAGGTCAATCATAATCAGCTCATCAGCGACACCCTGATTCAGCAGTCCGAATGCATAACTTGAGCCGACAAAACCAGTTCCAATTAATGCTACGCGATTACCTTTTACCATTTTCACAACACACCTTTTCAAATAGAATGATGTTCTGCTTTTATTATAAACGATTAAACAGATATTGTGAATATTTTCACAATATAAATAAAAAATAAAATGATAAATATTTTAAAAGAATCTAAATAGCTTTATCCTCACATACCCAAAGAAATGGAAGACAAACATATAAAGAACCCCTGATTCTATAACAGAGTCAGGGGCGTTACTTTTACTTCATTTTTCCATCCTTCAGTAATACCATACTGCTTAATCCATCTACCTCTACACTTTTACCTTTTTCCACAGACAATACTTCAGTGCCTGCTTCTTCACTGTTCACAAGTACTTTCCACGGTCCTTTACCAGGAAGGGAAACGGACACCGCTTCTCTATTTGCGTTATGAACAACAAACAGATGACGGTTCTTTTTCTCCTGCAGTGTATAAGCAATTGTGTTGGCAGGGGAGTCAGCAAATGTCAGGCGTTCATTGATGGCATCTGCATTTGTCAGTCTGAATGCGTCATATTTCTGACGGAGGTCAATTAAGCCTGCCATATAATCTACTTCTTCATCAAATGCAGCACGGCGTTCCCAGTCTAATTGGTTCACACTGTCAGGTGACTGGTAGCTGTTATGGTCTCCACCTTTTGTACGCATGAATTCCTGTCCTGCATGGATAAATGAAATTCCCTGAGATGTTAGTACGATTGAGGAACCAAGCTTGTGCATAGACTTCATTTCCTCAGGTGTTGCATCAGGATTTGTTTTCTCAAGCTTATCCCACAGTGTCAGGTTATCGTGTGCTTCAACATATTGCACAACCTGATCAGGATCACGGTAAGTGGCAAAGCTGTCGTCATACGCAATTCCACCGGCTACACTCTGGCGAATGATGTCTTCCATTCCCTGTTTACCATTGATAAAGCCAGGGTCTGTATCCTCCCAAACGCTTCCTTTTGCACCGTCGCGCAGCGTATCATTGAAATGCGCAACGCGTTCCATATCTTCAGCATTTTTCTGATTTGCTTTCAGCTCTGCATCCAGTGGCGTATTCAGATCCCAGCCTTCTCCAAGAACAATGATAGATGGATCAATCTCATCCAATGCTTCGCGCACTTCGTTCATTGTATCTGTGTCATGAATACCCATTAAATCGAAGCGGAAGCCGTCCATGTCGTATTCTTCAGCCCAGTATGAAACGGAATCCACGATAAATTTCTGCATCATTTTACGTTCAGAAGCTGTATCATTTCCAACGCCAGTACCATTTGCAAGGGAACCATCCTCGTTGTAACGGAAATAGTAGCCCGGTACAAGCTGGTGGAAATTCGATTCATTTACAGCATACATATGGTTGTATACCACATCCATAATGACACCCAGATCTTCTTCATGAAGCGTGTGAATCATTTCTTTTAACTCTTCTACTCTGACTTCAGGATCATAAGGGTCAGTTGAGTATGAACCTTCAGGTGTATTATAGTTTTTCGGATCATACCCCCAGTTGAATTGTGGTGTATCAAGGTTCGTTTCATCAACTGTACGATAATCATAGATTGGCAGGAACTGAACGTGAGACACGCCAAGGTTTAAAATGTGGTCAAGTCCGGTTGCATATCCTTCAGGTCCTGTTGTTCCTTTTTCAGTCACGCCAAGGTATTTCCCTTTGTTTTCAATCCCGCTTTCAGGCTGAATGGAAAGGTCTCTGACATGCAGCTCATAGATCGTCGCATCTTCAGGATTTTCACCCTTAGAGAATGCTTCCCAGCCATCAGGGTTCGTGCGGTCAAGGTCAAGGACTGCACCTTTATCTCCATTTACAGAAGTGGAGCGTACGTAAGGGTCTACTGCTTCTCGCCATTCGTCACCAATCTTTACTTTATACGTATAAAGCTGATTGTGAAGGTCGCCTTCAACGGATGCTGTCCATGTTCCTTTTTCAGCAGCATCCATAACAATTTCTTCGCCTCCAGTCGAATCCCACGCATCATAAAGAACAAGTCGTGCTTCGCTTGCAGTCGGTGCCCACAGACGGAAATCAGTCTGTTCCTCCGTATACGTGTTACCTAAATCATCACCATCATAAAAGTACATCTCATCAAATGATTCTGAACGGATTACTTTACCAACCTGAACAGTTGCGTCACCGAAAAAGTCCGTTTCAATCGTATACGTCTGTGTCAGATCAATATCTTCTACTGTTTCGATCGTCACTTTGTTCGTCACAGGATCTGAGCCTTCAAAAGGACGGATATCTGCAATCGTCAATCCAGTTAACGTAATGCCCGGATCTTCAGCAGCAGTATTAATCGGCAGATTCGTCGTTAATGTAATTTCATTTACTTCATCGATCGTAGCGCTCACAATACGCGGTGTTGAATCAATATATTTGGAATCATAATAAATCCCTTTATCACTTTGAACGATCCAGACCTCAGCTGTACCGTCTTCATTAAGTTTCGTAATATAGCGGTCGCCAAATTCCTGGTCAGCCCAGGCATTATCACCTTCCGTTTTCTTTACGATAAAGCCGACTTTATTAAACAAT
Coding sequences:
- the pulA gene encoding type I pullulanase — encoded protein: MIVSLLPVVQPFAPNTAQAENNTYSTLIVHYEEAPDSTQDWNLWVWPEGGDGQVHEFTGEDDFGKIATVDLEGSHDRIGFIVRTDAWEKDGGDRWAESEAGVAEVWIKSGDDTVYTSPPDGEYREFPEFNEVDVTLHYYRFDGNYEGWNLWAWPDNGDGQEIQFTGEDDFGLTANFTVSSDELFNKVGFIVKKTEGDNAWADQEFGDRYITKLNEDGTAEVWIVQSDKGIYYDSKYIDSTPRIVSATIDEVNEITLTTNLPINTAAEDPGITLTGLTIADIRPFEGSDPVTNKVTIETVEDIDLTQTYTIETDFFGDATVQVGKVIRSESFDEMYFYDGDDLGNTYTEEQTDFRLWAPTASEARLVLYDAWDSTGGEEIVMDAAEKGTWTASVEGDLHNQLYTYKVKIGDEWREAVDPYVRSTSVNGDKGAVLDLDRTNPDGWEAFSKGENPEDATIYELHVRDLSIQPESGIENKGKYLGVTEKGTTGPEGYATGLDHILNLGVSHVQFLPIYDYRTVDETNLDTPQFNWGYDPKNYNTPEGSYSTDPYDPEVRVEELKEMIHTLHEEDLGVIMDVVYNHMYAVNESNFHQLVPGYYFRYNEDGSLANGTGVGNDTASERKMMQKFIVDSVSYWAEEYDMDGFRFDLMGIHDTDTMNEVREALDEIDPSIIVLGEGWDLNTPLDAELKANQKNAEDMERVAHFNDTLRDGAKGSVWEDTDPGFINGKQGMEDIIRQSVAGGIAYDDSFATYRDPDQVVQYVEAHDNLTLWDKLEKTNPDATPEEMKSMHKLGSSIVLTSQGISFIHAGQEFMRTKGGDHNSYQSPDSVNQLDWERRAAFDEEVDYMAGLIDLRQKYDAFRLTNADAINERLTFADSPANTIAYTLQEKKNRHLFVVHNANREAVSVSLPGKGPWKVLVNSEEAGTEVLSVEKGKSVEVDGLSSMVLLKDGKMK